Proteins encoded together in one Bradyrhizobium sp. PSBB068 window:
- a CDS encoding GAF domain-containing protein, with the protein MALHSLATPAFGKADLSNCEREEIHLAGSIQPHGALLVVSEPDHRVIQASANAAEFLNLKQVDGMALADLDGDLLVRILPHLDPTAQGMPIAVRCRIGSPGADYDGLLHRPPEGGLVIELERAGPSVDLTRYIAKALEKIRTASSIRALCEEAATLFQDRTGYDRVMVYRFDDEGHGEVFSERRKPELEAYLGNRYPATDIPQMARRLYERTRVRVLVDVNYQPVPLQPRFSPITGRDLDMSLCFLRSMSPIHLQYLKNMGVGATLVISLVVGGKLWGLVACHHYEPRFIHFELRAVCELLAEAIATRIAALESFAQSQSELFVQRLEQRMIEAMSREGDWRGAIFDSSQSILQPLGASGGALIYEGQIISTGEVPGTQEIREIGAWLDTHRDRTVVATASLGLDLPQFAGITKVASGVAVTPISSNPGEYLIWFRPERIRTVTWGGDPLKPFVIGNSPTDLSPRRSFAQWHQQVEGTSDPWTPADLAAARLIGQSVADIVLQFRAVRTLIAQDQLEQFSRQVRVSEQPVIIADIDGKILLVNEAFKTLLPKDHSAFGRLDELAGAFQQPDRFLRDVAELIRHHRPWRGELLLRSESNREKPLLIRADPVHPSRDRVLGFVLIFSDITDRKAAEIARSRFQEGIVQSNRISSVRLDSKTDLVYQNLLSSVIENAQLAALEITYGVETGRIAEMLESVRNSTLRTAEVLEHLIWHASRTSGGGKPNA; encoded by the coding sequence TTGGCGCTGCATTCGCTCGCTACACCAGCATTCGGAAAAGCCGACCTTTCCAACTGCGAACGGGAAGAGATCCATCTCGCGGGCTCGATACAGCCCCATGGCGCCCTATTGGTCGTCAGCGAGCCCGATCACCGTGTCATTCAAGCCAGCGCCAATGCCGCTGAATTTCTCAATCTGAAGCAAGTCGACGGAATGGCGCTCGCCGATCTCGACGGCGACCTGCTGGTCCGAATTCTTCCGCACCTCGACCCAACCGCGCAGGGAATGCCGATCGCAGTGCGCTGCAGGATCGGAAGCCCCGGCGCCGATTATGACGGGCTTTTGCATCGACCGCCCGAAGGAGGGTTGGTCATTGAGCTGGAGCGGGCCGGACCTTCGGTCGATTTGACCAGGTATATCGCCAAGGCGCTCGAGAAGATCCGCACGGCCTCCTCGATTCGCGCGCTGTGCGAGGAGGCTGCGACCTTGTTCCAGGATCGTACTGGCTATGACCGGGTCATGGTCTATCGTTTCGATGACGAGGGCCACGGCGAAGTATTTTCGGAACGCCGCAAGCCGGAGCTCGAGGCGTATCTGGGCAACCGCTACCCTGCGACCGATATTCCGCAGATGGCGAGGCGCCTCTATGAGCGCACAAGAGTCCGCGTGCTGGTGGATGTGAACTATCAGCCCGTCCCGCTGCAGCCCCGGTTTTCGCCGATCACCGGGCGGGATCTGGACATGTCGCTCTGCTTCCTGCGCAGCATGTCGCCGATTCACCTTCAGTACCTGAAGAACATGGGTGTTGGCGCCACCCTGGTGATCTCGCTCGTGGTCGGCGGAAAGCTATGGGGCCTCGTCGCCTGTCACCATTACGAGCCGCGCTTCATACATTTCGAATTGCGGGCGGTTTGCGAACTGCTTGCCGAGGCGATCGCGACACGCATCGCGGCGCTCGAGAGCTTTGCGCAGAGTCAGTCCGAGCTCTTCGTGCAACGGCTCGAGCAGCGAATGATCGAGGCGATGTCGCGCGAAGGTGACTGGCGAGGCGCGATCTTCGACAGCTCGCAATCGATCCTGCAGCCGCTCGGGGCGAGTGGAGGCGCTCTGATCTATGAGGGCCAGATTATTTCGACCGGGGAGGTTCCGGGGACACAAGAGATTAGGGAGATCGGCGCGTGGCTGGACACGCATCGTGATCGAACCGTGGTGGCGACGGCATCGCTCGGCCTGGATCTTCCGCAATTCGCGGGGATTACAAAGGTTGCGAGCGGGGTCGCAGTGACGCCGATCTCCAGCAATCCGGGCGAATACCTGATCTGGTTCCGGCCGGAGCGCATTCGCACGGTGACCTGGGGCGGCGATCCGTTGAAGCCGTTCGTGATCGGCAACAGCCCCACGGATTTGTCGCCGCGCCGGTCGTTTGCGCAGTGGCATCAGCAGGTAGAAGGAACGTCCGACCCTTGGACGCCAGCCGATCTCGCCGCCGCGCGCCTGATTGGTCAGTCGGTGGCGGACATTGTGCTGCAATTCCGCGCGGTGCGCACCCTCATCGCCCAAGACCAGCTCGAACAGTTCAGTCGTCAGGTGCGCGTGTCCGAGCAGCCGGTGATCATCGCCGATATCGACGGCAAGATCCTGCTAGTGAACGAGGCGTTCAAGACGTTGCTGCCGAAGGATCATTCCGCGTTCGGCCGGCTGGATGAATTGGCCGGGGCATTTCAACAACCGGACCGTTTCCTTCGCGATGTTGCGGAGCTCATCCGTCACCATCGCCCATGGCGCGGCGAGTTGCTGTTGCGCAGCGAAAGTAACCGGGAAAAGCCGTTGCTGATCAGGGCCGATCCAGTGCATCCGTCGCGGGACCGGGTGCTCGGCTTCGTGCTGATCTTCTCCGATATCACCGATCGAAAGGCCGCCGAGATTGCGCGCAGCCGTTTCCAGGAAGGGATCGTTCAAAGCAATCGTATCAGCAGCGTCCGTCTCGATTCGAAGACCGATCTCGTCTACCAGAACCTACTGTCGTCGGTGATCGAGAACGCCCAGCTCGCCGCGCTGGAAATCACCTATGGTGTGGAAACCGGCCGGATCGCCGAGATGCTCGAGAGCGTCCGCAATTCGACGCTGCGCACTGCCGAAGTGCTTGAACATCTGATCTGGCATGCGTCACGGACCTCAGGCGGCGGCAAGCCTAACGCCTGA
- a CDS encoding biliverdin-producing heme oxygenase — protein sequence MTAATADGPLPLSVVTALYLRTKALHAEAERTGIIRSLLRGEASRAGYILFLRNLLPAYRAMERGLERHRSSPGIALLSRYRLERTLAIETDLAALCGERWIEDIPLLAAGDIYAKRVSHAADGDGLRLIAHAYTRYLGDLSGGQILQRLLARSLGLRPLELTFYDFPHFSDLDVLKADYRRALEEAGALASDPQALVEEGAIAFSMNIDISCAVEAAVPHVSASIAAMQ from the coding sequence ATGACCGCTGCAACGGCGGATGGCCCCTTGCCGCTCAGCGTCGTGACGGCGCTCTATCTCCGTACCAAGGCGCTGCATGCCGAAGCCGAACGCACCGGCATTATTCGAAGTCTGCTGCGGGGTGAAGCGAGCCGGGCAGGCTACATCCTGTTCTTGCGCAATCTGCTCCCCGCCTACCGGGCCATGGAGCGTGGGCTCGAGCGCCATCGCAGTTCACCCGGCATCGCATTGCTGTCCCGCTACCGGCTCGAGCGCACGCTCGCGATCGAAACCGACCTTGCCGCCCTGTGCGGCGAGCGATGGATCGAGGACATTCCACTGCTTGCCGCCGGCGATATCTACGCTAAGCGGGTATCGCATGCGGCCGATGGCGACGGCCTGAGACTGATCGCACATGCCTATACCCGCTATCTCGGGGACCTCAGCGGCGGCCAGATCCTGCAAAGACTGCTTGCGCGCTCGCTTGGGCTTCGCCCATTGGAGCTGACCTTCTACGATTTTCCGCACTTTTCGGATCTGGACGTGCTGAAGGCCGACTACCGCAGGGCGCTTGAGGAAGCCGGTGCACTTGCGTCCGATCCGCAAGCCCTGGTGGAGGAAGGTGCAATCGCATTCTCCATGAATATCGACATCTCATGCGCCGTCGAGGCTGCAGTGCCGCATGTATCGGCCTCCATAGCGGCCATGCAATAA
- a CDS encoding cobalamin B12-binding domain-containing protein encodes MTDVNEQSFSAGSATDTTSAPRPKSLRQRIPAPIWRFRPTLQPVAMVRTIKTQIIPKIVLALRSTPIAKAAEIAEPTAPTEVEMFAALALGADDGAAFAYVVDLQAKGASVESIFLDLLAPAARQLGAQWESDTTDFASVTLGVGRLQLIMHRLGHSFVHEASDDHGGESALLTIIPGDQHSFGLSMVAEFFRRAGWNLCTGPFSSHQELTSLVHNHWFDIVGFSVSSDRRLDELKRDIHDIRRDSRNRQVGIVLGGPLVIAQPDLVASMGADMMSADATTAPQEAHGLIEQLKGRT; translated from the coding sequence ATGACCGATGTGAACGAGCAATCCTTCTCAGCCGGTAGCGCCACCGACACCACGTCGGCGCCTCGTCCTAAATCGCTGCGACAGAGAATTCCGGCGCCGATCTGGCGCTTTCGGCCGACCCTGCAACCGGTCGCGATGGTCCGCACAATCAAGACGCAGATCATTCCCAAGATCGTGCTGGCGTTACGCAGCACACCGATCGCAAAGGCTGCGGAGATCGCAGAGCCGACCGCACCGACCGAGGTGGAGATGTTCGCGGCGCTTGCGCTTGGTGCCGATGACGGCGCAGCATTTGCCTATGTCGTGGATCTCCAGGCGAAAGGCGCGTCGGTCGAATCAATCTTTCTCGATCTTCTGGCGCCCGCAGCACGACAGCTCGGCGCGCAGTGGGAATCGGACACGACGGATTTTGCCAGCGTTACGCTCGGTGTCGGTCGATTGCAGCTCATCATGCACCGGCTCGGCCACAGCTTCGTGCACGAAGCCAGCGACGACCACGGCGGCGAATCGGCACTGCTAACGATCATTCCGGGCGACCAACACAGTTTCGGACTATCCATGGTGGCCGAGTTCTTCCGCCGCGCGGGCTGGAATCTCTGCACCGGCCCGTTTTCGTCGCACCAAGAGCTGACATCACTGGTGCATAATCACTGGTTCGACATCGTCGGCTTCTCCGTTAGCAGCGATAGGCGGCTCGATGAGTTGAAGAGGGACATCCACGACATCCGGCGCGACTCGCGCAACCGGCAGGTCGGCATCGTTTTGGGCGGCCCGCTAGTAATCGCTCAGCCTGACCTTGTGGCGTCGATGGGAGCCGATATGATGTCGGCAGACGCGACCACTGCGCCGCAGGAGGCGCATGGGCTGATCGAACAGCTGAAGGGCCGGACGTGA
- the bchF gene encoding 2-vinyl bacteriochlorophyllide hydratase codes for MSNSLYSSTGEYVAAPANGISQIRDGASRARSTAQSLRPLYTPEQRIRRDATKWTLVQGILAPVQFAVFLISLALVLRCLFTGEGFAVAAASIVVKTLVLYAIMITGSIWEREVFGCYLFASAFFWEDVFSFLVLALHTAYLIALFAELGNPRQQMLLALAAYASYFVNATQFVLKLRAARRDERSALTAAPSTPGSGA; via the coding sequence CTGTCAAACAGTCTTTACAGTTCGACAGGTGAATACGTCGCTGCGCCTGCGAACGGAATTTCGCAAATACGAGACGGCGCATCGCGAGCCCGTTCGACAGCCCAATCACTTAGGCCGCTGTACACGCCCGAACAACGCATTCGCCGCGATGCAACAAAGTGGACGCTGGTGCAGGGCATCCTCGCGCCGGTCCAGTTCGCCGTTTTCCTCATTAGTCTCGCGCTGGTGCTTCGTTGTCTCTTTACAGGCGAGGGCTTTGCCGTCGCAGCGGCGTCGATCGTCGTCAAGACGCTTGTACTCTACGCGATCATGATCACCGGTTCGATTTGGGAACGCGAGGTATTCGGCTGCTATCTGTTCGCGTCGGCTTTCTTCTGGGAGGATGTTTTCAGCTTCCTCGTGCTGGCGCTGCACACCGCCTATCTGATCGCGCTGTTCGCGGAGCTCGGCAATCCGCGCCAGCAGATGCTGCTCGCTCTGGCGGCGTACGCCTCCTACTTCGTTAACGCGACGCAGTTCGTCCTCAAGCTGCGCGCGGCGCGGCGCGACGAACGATCGGCGCTGACTGCGGCTCCCTCGACCCCCGGGAGCGGCGCATGA
- a CDS encoding ferredoxin:protochlorophyllide reductase (ATP-dependent) subunit N, translating to MNMHVQGCPVAADVGPSPVRRESGQREVFCGLTGIVWLHRKIQDAFFLVVGSRTCAHLIQSAAGVMIFAEPRFATAIMEEKDLAGLTDANDELDRIVAQLIARRPDIRLLFLVGSCPSEVIKLDLSRAALRLSQKFSPGVRVLNYSGSGIETTFTQGEDACLASLVPAAPPTRTSEDQLLIVGSLADVVEDQFIRLFDSLGIGTVQFLPPRNSAALPEVGPNTRFLLAQPFLADTARALEGRGAVRLAAPFPLGVEGTTAWLRAAADAFGVAPALFEAVTQPHRIRAERSLLRYRDQLSGRSIFLFPDSQLEIPMARFLSRELSMQLVEVGTPYLHREHLAEELRLLPDDVALSEGQDVDLQLDRCRRARPDLVVCGLGLANPLEAEGMTTKWSIELVFTPIQGYEQAADLAELFSRPLVRRAKLVA from the coding sequence ATGAATATGCATGTGCAGGGATGTCCGGTCGCAGCCGATGTCGGGCCCAGTCCGGTCCGCCGTGAGAGCGGCCAACGCGAAGTATTCTGTGGGCTGACTGGAATCGTTTGGTTGCACCGGAAGATCCAGGATGCCTTCTTTCTCGTGGTCGGCTCGCGGACCTGCGCGCATCTGATTCAGTCAGCGGCCGGCGTGATGATCTTCGCCGAGCCGCGATTTGCGACCGCGATCATGGAGGAGAAGGATCTCGCCGGGCTCACCGATGCCAACGACGAATTGGATCGGATCGTCGCTCAGCTGATTGCCCGGCGGCCTGACATAAGGTTGCTGTTTTTGGTCGGCTCTTGTCCCTCCGAAGTGATCAAGCTCGATTTGTCGCGCGCTGCTTTGCGGCTGTCGCAGAAATTTTCGCCTGGGGTCCGCGTTCTCAATTACTCAGGCAGCGGAATCGAGACAACATTCACGCAAGGCGAGGATGCCTGTCTCGCCTCGCTCGTCCCTGCGGCCCCCCCGACCCGGACGAGCGAGGACCAATTACTGATCGTGGGGTCGCTGGCCGACGTGGTCGAGGACCAGTTCATCCGCCTGTTTGACTCGCTCGGCATCGGCACCGTGCAGTTTCTGCCGCCGCGAAACTCTGCGGCACTGCCTGAGGTCGGACCGAACACCAGATTTCTCCTAGCTCAACCGTTTCTCGCTGACACGGCGCGCGCGCTGGAAGGTCGCGGCGCCGTGCGGTTGGCCGCGCCTTTCCCGCTGGGTGTCGAGGGCACGACGGCTTGGCTGCGTGCGGCGGCCGATGCGTTCGGTGTCGCGCCCGCGTTGTTCGAGGCGGTGACGCAACCCCATCGGATCAGGGCGGAGCGGTCGCTGCTTCGCTACCGTGACCAATTGTCGGGTCGTAGCATTTTCCTGTTCCCGGATTCCCAGCTCGAGATTCCCATGGCGCGGTTTCTGTCGCGCGAATTGTCGATGCAACTGGTCGAGGTCGGGACACCCTATCTGCATCGCGAGCATCTCGCCGAAGAGCTCAGGCTGCTGCCGGACGATGTCGCACTGTCGGAGGGGCAGGACGTCGATTTGCAGCTCGATCGTTGCCGAAGGGCGCGACCCGATCTAGTGGTCTGCGGGCTTGGACTTGCCAATCCCCTTGAGGCCGAAGGCATGACCACCAAATGGTCGATCGAACTCGTGTTCACGCCGATCCAGGGTTATGAGCAGGCGGCAGATCTCGCTGAGCTCTTTTCGCGTCCTCTGGTGCGCCGCGCGAAGCTGGTGGCCTGA
- a CDS encoding ferredoxin:protochlorophyllide reductase (ATP-dependent) subunit B produces MQLTVWTYEGPPHVGAMRVATGMERLHYVLHAPQGDTYADLLFTMIERRDLRPPVTYTTFSARDLGGDTAELFKTAAQNAYDRFQPQALLVGASCTGSLIQDDPGGLARALNLPIPVVAVDLPAYQRKENWGAAETFYQLVRALAGPSAPAPGMPRSLRAAGVRARCNLLGPTALGFRHRDDVAEITSLLAKLGIDVNVTAPMGARPADIVRLGEADFNVVLYPEIAGQAASWLHRTFGQPFTKAVPIGVSATREFVEEVAKLAGVDASATLASASTRLPWYSRSVDSTYLTGKRVFIFGDATHAAAAARIASDELGFKVVGLGTYSREFGREIREAAKRYDVEPLITDDYLEVEAKVAELQPELVLGTQMERHIAKRLGVPCAVISAPVHVQDFPARYAPQMGFEGANVIFDTWVHPLMMGLEEHLLAMFKDDFEFTDGAVPSHLGAGHQVSDAAKPVQITELASAAVLTSVTWAADAEKELRKIPFFVRGKARRNTERFANETGVATITIETLYDAKAHYAR; encoded by the coding sequence ATGCAGCTCACCGTGTGGACATATGAAGGACCTCCCCACGTCGGCGCGATGCGCGTCGCCACGGGAATGGAGCGCCTGCATTATGTGCTGCACGCGCCGCAGGGCGATACCTACGCGGATCTGCTGTTTACGATGATCGAGCGCCGCGACCTACGCCCGCCTGTGACCTACACGACGTTTTCCGCGCGCGATCTTGGCGGTGACACAGCCGAACTGTTCAAGACGGCTGCGCAGAATGCCTACGATCGTTTCCAACCGCAGGCGTTGCTGGTTGGCGCGTCCTGTACCGGCTCGTTGATCCAGGACGACCCCGGCGGGCTGGCACGTGCGCTCAACCTCCCGATCCCCGTTGTCGCCGTCGATCTGCCGGCCTATCAGCGGAAGGAAAATTGGGGCGCGGCCGAAACCTTCTATCAACTGGTGCGCGCGCTCGCGGGCCCGTCAGCGCCGGCACCCGGAATGCCGCGTTCGCTGCGTGCCGCAGGAGTCCGTGCTCGCTGCAATCTGCTTGGCCCAACGGCTCTCGGCTTCCGCCATCGCGACGATGTCGCGGAAATTACGTCACTGCTGGCAAAGCTCGGCATCGACGTGAACGTCACGGCGCCGATGGGGGCTAGACCTGCCGATATCGTGAGATTGGGCGAAGCCGACTTCAACGTCGTGCTCTATCCCGAAATCGCCGGCCAGGCGGCGTCCTGGCTGCACCGGACCTTTGGTCAGCCCTTCACCAAGGCCGTCCCGATCGGCGTGTCGGCCACCCGCGAATTTGTCGAAGAGGTCGCGAAGCTCGCTGGTGTCGATGCGTCGGCGACGCTCGCCTCGGCCTCCACCCGGCTACCGTGGTACTCGCGTTCGGTCGATTCGACCTATCTCACCGGCAAGCGCGTCTTCATCTTCGGTGACGCCACCCACGCCGCCGCCGCCGCGCGCATCGCATCCGATGAACTCGGCTTCAAGGTTGTCGGCCTTGGCACCTACAGCCGCGAGTTCGGGCGCGAAATCCGCGAGGCGGCGAAGCGCTACGATGTCGAGCCGTTGATCACCGATGACTATCTGGAAGTCGAGGCGAAAGTTGCGGAACTGCAGCCCGAGTTAGTGCTGGGAACCCAGATGGAGCGACATATCGCCAAACGCCTTGGGGTTCCCTGCGCCGTAATCTCGGCGCCGGTGCATGTGCAGGACTTTCCGGCACGCTATGCGCCGCAGATGGGATTTGAGGGCGCCAACGTCATCTTCGATACCTGGGTGCATCCGCTGATGATGGGCCTCGAGGAGCATCTGCTGGCGATGTTCAAGGATGATTTCGAGTTCACGGACGGAGCAGTGCCTTCCCATCTGGGCGCGGGCCATCAGGTGTCCGATGCCGCAAAGCCGGTTCAGATTACCGAACTAGCCTCAGCCGCGGTGCTGACTAGCGTGACCTGGGCCGCCGATGCCGAGAAAGAGCTGCGAAAAATTCCGTTCTTCGTTCGCGGCAAGGCACGCCGCAACACCGAACGTTTCGCCAACGAAACCGGCGTTGCCACCATAACCATTGAGACGCTCTACGATGCCAAAGCGCATTACGCCCGCTGA